The following proteins are encoded in a genomic region of Hoeflea phototrophica DFL-43:
- the tpiA gene encoding triose-phosphate isomerase — translation MTPDIRPLVAGNWKMNGTRENLDQIKAIADGLGPDLTDKIDALICPPATLLYVATAIADETPLAIGAQDCHTEQSGAFTGDISAQMIADCLAGYVLVGHSERRTLHKESDATIRAKAEAAKAGGLVRVICIGETEAERKSGDTLKVLETQLAGSVPDGATAKDTVIAYEPVWAIGTGLTPTVADVAEAHAFIREQMKSRFAGEGAAMRLLYGGSVKPSNAAELMAVPHVDGALIGGASLKASDFLAICKACRSLFG, via the coding sequence ATGACACCTGACATTCGCCCACTTGTGGCTGGTAACTGGAAAATGAACGGCACGCGTGAAAACCTTGATCAGATCAAGGCAATCGCTGATGGTCTGGGCCCGGATCTTACGGACAAGATCGACGCACTGATCTGTCCGCCGGCAACGCTTCTTTACGTGGCAACCGCAATCGCTGATGAAACGCCATTGGCAATAGGCGCGCAGGATTGCCACACCGAACAGTCCGGTGCATTCACCGGCGACATTTCAGCCCAGATGATCGCCGACTGCCTGGCGGGCTATGTGCTGGTTGGCCATTCAGAGCGCCGCACGCTGCACAAAGAGAGCGATGCGACCATTCGCGCCAAGGCGGAAGCCGCCAAAGCTGGCGGGCTGGTCCGCGTCATCTGCATCGGCGAGACCGAGGCCGAGCGCAAATCCGGGGATACGCTGAAGGTTCTGGAAACCCAGCTTGCGGGTTCCGTGCCCGATGGCGCCACTGCAAAGGACACCGTCATTGCCTATGAGCCGGTCTGGGCCATCGGCACGGGGCTGACACCGACTGTTGCGGATGTGGCCGAAGCCCATGCCTTTATCCGCGAGCAGATGAAAAGCCGTTTTGCCGGCGAAGGCGCTGCAATGCGGCTTCTCTATGGTGGCTCGGTCAAGCCGTCCAACGCTGCTGAACTCATGGCTGTGCCCCATGTCGATGGCGCACTGATTGGCGGGGCAAGCTTGAAAGCGTCGGACTTCCTCGCCATTTGTAAGGCGTGTCGCAGCCTGTTTGGGTGA
- the secG gene encoding preprotein translocase subunit SecG, whose protein sequence is MQTVLIVIHLMIVLALVGIVLVQRSEGGGLGIGGGSGFMSARGAANALTRTTGILAAAFFVTSLALGILARYGDSPTDIIDQISVPTQGTGSGVLDQLGGAPTPAAPAQGAAGDIPAAPAAPSDVPSGQ, encoded by the coding sequence ATGCAAACCGTATTGATTGTCATTCATCTCATGATCGTGCTGGCGCTTGTCGGCATCGTGCTGGTTCAGCGCTCGGAAGGCGGCGGTCTGGGGATCGGCGGCGGTTCCGGCTTCATGTCGGCGCGAGGCGCTGCCAATGCGCTGACCCGCACCACCGGGATTTTGGCGGCTGCCTTCTTTGTCACGTCGTTGGCACTTGGTATTCTGGCACGCTATGGCGACAGCCCGACCGACATCATCGACCAAATCTCTGTCCCGACTCAGGGCACCGGCTCAGGTGTTCTCGACCAGCTTGGTGGCGCGCCAACCCCGGCAGCTCCAGCGCAAGGGGCAGCAGGAGATATCCCGGCAGCACCAGCCGCACCGTCGGATGTGCCGTCTGGCCAGTAA
- a CDS encoding peptidylprolyl isomerase has translation MLDTLRKGAKSWVAQFLLVLLVASFAVWGISGSILNAGGSAVVTVGDTEVSPNEFRLAYDRQMAAVGQQLGTRLTQEQARAFGIENQVYSQLIAGALLDEQAREMNLGLSDSRLAALIAQDAAFHDFNSRFDRSIFRRVLNSVGMSEEDYIRSRSQVAVRTQIVEAVAEGFDAPDAMISALAQYEAETRDVNYLLLTKANIDPVPAPSDDELSAFFESNKTRYAAPEYRKFTYVKLESEDIADPAAISDEMARADYEARKNRYTTAETRTIDQLVFADREAAEAAEAELASGKSFDTLITDQGRTAADVRLGSFTEETVPDQSLADAAFAITDAGGVSPVVDGQFGPVILRVAEITPESSRSFEEVQTEIRDELALAEAAQVLLDVHDAYEDARAGGMTLMEAATQQKLTPVTIEAADRSGQTPDGTVLSELPQSQQLLRDVFETEPGVEAPPISLGVEGFVWFEVEDVTPARDRTLDEVREQVVADWSSEQELEALGAKATALQERLERGADLSAIAAELSIAVETKFSLNRTDTDPVFGEAAVAAAFSGPQGLVTVANDTSGDNKILIQVTSVNDASGTTADSVSQEQRDQISQQIADDILDQVVAQLQAEYGVSVNRELAERALAF, from the coding sequence ATGCTTGATACATTGCGCAAGGGCGCCAAAAGCTGGGTCGCCCAATTTCTCCTCGTTCTGCTGGTCGCCTCGTTCGCGGTCTGGGGCATCTCGGGGTCAATCCTGAATGCTGGCGGCAGCGCGGTTGTCACGGTGGGTGACACTGAAGTGTCTCCCAACGAGTTCCGTCTCGCCTATGACCGCCAAATGGCGGCTGTCGGCCAACAGCTCGGCACCCGTCTGACCCAGGAACAGGCACGCGCCTTCGGCATCGAAAATCAGGTTTATTCACAACTGATCGCCGGTGCGCTGCTCGATGAGCAGGCGCGCGAGATGAATCTCGGCCTGTCCGACAGCCGGCTTGCTGCCTTGATTGCCCAGGATGCAGCTTTTCATGATTTCAACAGCCGCTTCGACCGCTCAATCTTCCGTCGCGTGTTGAACTCCGTCGGCATGAGTGAGGAAGACTATATCCGCAGCCGCAGCCAGGTGGCAGTGCGCACACAGATCGTCGAAGCGGTCGCGGAAGGTTTTGATGCGCCCGACGCGATGATATCTGCCCTGGCTCAGTATGAAGCCGAGACCCGTGATGTGAATTATCTGCTGCTGACGAAAGCCAACATCGATCCGGTCCCAGCACCCTCCGACGATGAATTGAGTGCCTTCTTCGAGAGCAACAAAACCCGATATGCAGCGCCTGAGTATCGCAAGTTCACCTATGTGAAGCTTGAAAGCGAAGACATCGCCGATCCCGCTGCGATCAGTGACGAGATGGCGCGGGCGGATTACGAGGCGCGCAAGAACCGTTACACCACGGCGGAAACCCGGACCATCGATCAGCTGGTGTTTGCTGATCGCGAGGCGGCCGAAGCAGCTGAGGCGGAACTTGCCTCGGGCAAGAGTTTCGACACGCTGATCACTGATCAGGGACGCACCGCCGCTGATGTGCGGCTGGGCAGTTTCACCGAGGAAACAGTGCCGGACCAGTCTCTGGCCGATGCCGCTTTCGCAATCACTGACGCGGGCGGCGTTTCTCCGGTTGTTGACGGTCAGTTCGGCCCGGTGATTCTGCGGGTCGCCGAAATTACACCCGAATCCTCCCGGAGCTTCGAAGAGGTGCAAACCGAGATCCGCGACGAACTGGCGCTGGCGGAAGCCGCACAGGTTCTTCTTGACGTGCATGACGCCTATGAGGATGCCCGCGCCGGCGGCATGACCTTGATGGAGGCTGCAACACAGCAAAAACTCACGCCCGTCACCATTGAAGCGGCCGACCGCAGCGGACAGACACCGGATGGCACAGTGCTTTCCGAGTTGCCGCAATCACAACAATTGCTACGCGATGTCTTTGAGACGGAACCAGGTGTTGAAGCCCCGCCGATCAGCCTTGGCGTTGAAGGTTTCGTCTGGTTCGAGGTCGAAGATGTGACACCGGCACGGGACCGCACCCTCGATGAAGTCCGCGAGCAGGTTGTTGCCGACTGGAGCAGCGAGCAGGAGCTTGAAGCATTGGGCGCCAAAGCGACGGCGCTTCAGGAACGGCTCGAAAGGGGCGCAGACCTGTCCGCCATCGCCGCGGAACTGTCGATCGCGGTGGAAACCAAGTTCTCACTTAACCGGACCGATACGGACCCGGTGTTCGGCGAAGCAGCGGTCGCCGCAGCGTTTTCGGGCCCGCAGGGTCTGGTGACGGTGGCCAATGACACTTCGGGAGACAACAAAATCCTGATCCAGGTCACCTCAGTCAATGATGCATCCGGGACCACAGCGGATTCGGTTAGCCAGGAACAGCGCGACCAGATCTCCCAGCAGATCGCGGACGACATTCTCGACCAGGTGGTGGCGCAACTTCAGGCCGAATACGGCGTCTCGGTCAATCGGGAACTGGCCGAGCGGGCACTGGCCTTTTAA